A genomic segment from Actinomycetota bacterium encodes:
- a CDS encoding glycosyltransferase, with the protein MASMKRADAPRVSVVIATYNRVAILPRLVAALEAQTLPADRFEVIFVDDGSRDETLEVLGGLARRSPLSIEILGDGRNRRQAAARNIGWGRARAPVVAFTDDDCVPTPAWLERGLEALGSEPRIVVGRTIPDPAQQHLEGPFSRTITVQDATYFETCNIFYRRSDLEAAGGFDEAFSRHGGEDTDLGWRIRRRGVEPVFSPEALVHHDVKPSDLLAATRDALRWTGIPRVVSLHPEGRSYLFGGLFWKPSHAGAIAAVAGLLLAPRKRAALALAIPWIWYRVRTAPLAQGRRQRWLVLPGALLVDLAEVTAMVRGSISSKTIVL; encoded by the coding sequence ATGGCGTCGATGAAGCGCGCCGACGCCCCGCGCGTCTCGGTCGTGATCGCGACCTATAACCGAGTCGCGATACTCCCGCGCCTGGTCGCCGCGCTCGAGGCGCAGACCCTTCCCGCCGACCGCTTCGAGGTGATCTTCGTCGACGACGGCTCGCGGGACGAGACCCTGGAGGTCCTCGGCGGCCTCGCCCGGCGAAGCCCGCTTTCGATCGAGATCCTCGGAGACGGCCGCAACCGGCGGCAGGCGGCCGCCCGCAACATCGGTTGGGGGCGGGCTCGCGCACCGGTCGTCGCGTTCACCGACGACGACTGCGTCCCGACACCCGCCTGGCTCGAGCGGGGCCTGGAGGCGCTGGGATCGGAGCCGCGCATCGTCGTCGGCCGAACGATCCCCGACCCTGCCCAGCAGCATCTGGAGGGCCCATTCTCGCGGACGATCACGGTCCAGGACGCGACATACTTCGAGACCTGCAACATCTTCTATCGCCGCAGCGACCTCGAAGCCGCAGGCGGCTTCGACGAGGCCTTCAGCCGGCACGGGGGTGAAGACACCGACCTCGGCTGGCGCATCCGCCGCCGCGGCGTGGAACCCGTTTTCTCGCCCGAGGCGCTGGTGCACCACGACGTGAAGCCGAGCGACTTGCTCGCGGCGACCCGGGACGCGCTCCGCTGGACCGGCATCCCTCGCGTGGTCAGCCTGCATCCGGAAGGGCGTAGCTACCTGTTCGGCGGACTCTTCTGGAAGCCGTCTCACGCCGGCGCGATCGCCGCGGTCGCCGGCCTGCTGTTGGCACCGAGGAAGCGGGCGGCGCTGGCGCTTGCCATCCCGTGGATCTGGTATCGCGTCCGAACCGCGCCGCTCGCCCAGGGGCGGCGACAGCGGTGGCTGGTGCTTCCCGGCGCGCTTCTCGTCGATCTCGCGGAGGTCACGGCGATGGTGCGCGGATCGATCAGCTCGAAGACGATCGTCTTGTAG
- a CDS encoding sulfotransferase — MLPTFLVIGAMKAGTTSLHAYLKAHPDVFMAEPKELEFFVEGKNWERGVDWYESCFASSGDAIARGEASTSYTKHPFFPGVPERIRQVLPEARLVYVVRHPIRRMVSQYLHHVAEYGERRPASEVLLTNPMLFALSDYAAQIDRYLESFPREQMLIVTSEELDDRRAATLRTIYGFIGVDDHWTPPNLDEKLHRTEDKPAPTILGDRIPALRRLAERPSTPPPIARRLRRLTTRHTAPESIAVPPAVESELRKRLEPSVERLRAYMPPSFDGWGIG; from the coding sequence ATGCTTCCGACCTTCCTGGTCATCGGCGCGATGAAGGCGGGCACGACGAGCCTCCACGCGTACCTGAAGGCACATCCGGATGTGTTCATGGCCGAGCCGAAGGAGCTCGAGTTCTTCGTCGAAGGCAAGAACTGGGAACGAGGAGTCGACTGGTACGAGAGCTGCTTCGCGTCGAGCGGTGACGCTATCGCTCGCGGCGAGGCGTCGACCTCCTACACGAAGCATCCGTTCTTTCCGGGCGTTCCCGAGCGCATCAGGCAGGTGCTGCCCGAGGCGCGCTTGGTGTACGTCGTTCGCCATCCCATCCGGCGCATGGTTTCGCAGTACCTCCATCACGTGGCGGAATACGGCGAGCGCAGGCCTGCCTCGGAAGTCCTCTTGACGAACCCGATGCTGTTCGCGTTGAGCGACTACGCGGCCCAGATCGATCGATACCTCGAGTCATTCCCGCGCGAGCAGATGTTGATCGTCACCAGCGAGGAGCTGGATGATCGCCGCGCCGCAACCCTCCGGACCATCTACGGCTTCATCGGAGTGGACGACCACTGGACCCCCCCGAACCTGGACGAGAAGCTTCACCGCACCGAGGACAAGCCCGCCCCGACGATCTTGGGCGACCGCATCCCCGCATTGCGGCGTCTCGCAGAGCGGCCGTCCACGCCTCCGCCGATCGCGCGTCGGCTGCGGCGGCTGACGACGCGGCACACTGCTCCCGAGTCGATTGCGGTTCCCCCAGCGGTCGAGTCGGAGCTCCGCAAGAGACTCGAGCCGAGCGTCGAGCGACTCCGCGCCTACATGCCCCCAAGCTTCGACGGCTGGGGGATCGGCTAG
- a CDS encoding sulfotransferase translates to MEPAGVPQPRLPTFVIIGAMKSGTTTLGAYLNAHPDAFCAQEPHFFDQNFERGVPWYRGRFRDAGTAAVVGEKSPSYMYHPDAIRRLTEVLPDARLVAILRHPVHRAYSHYWHERRIKHETLSFGEALDAEPSRLREYADGMCPFAYVDRGLYLEQLQRVVGFAPRERLLVLLFEDLLRAPEETYAELGRFLGIDGSLAAPPGTEESNAYRTYHPEWAWKLMHRYRLWRRLPRPIAGRLWRAMQREASYPPIEEAQYARLLERFAEPNRALGDWLGRDLSEWSA, encoded by the coding sequence ATGGAACCTGCCGGAGTGCCGCAGCCGAGGCTGCCGACATTCGTCATCATCGGCGCCATGAAATCGGGGACGACCACGCTCGGCGCCTATCTCAACGCCCACCCCGACGCGTTCTGCGCTCAAGAGCCGCACTTCTTCGACCAGAACTTCGAGCGAGGGGTGCCGTGGTACCGCGGACGGTTCCGGGACGCCGGAACGGCGGCGGTGGTGGGTGAGAAGTCGCCTTCCTACATGTATCACCCGGATGCGATCCGGAGGCTCACCGAGGTCTTGCCCGATGCCCGGCTCGTCGCGATCCTCCGGCACCCGGTTCACCGCGCATACTCCCACTACTGGCACGAGCGCCGGATCAAGCACGAGACCCTTTCCTTCGGCGAAGCCCTCGACGCAGAACCGAGCCGGCTCCGCGAATACGCGGACGGCATGTGCCCGTTCGCGTACGTGGACCGCGGTTTGTATCTCGAGCAGCTACAGCGCGTTGTCGGATTCGCGCCCCGGGAGCGGCTGCTCGTCCTACTCTTCGAGGATCTCCTGCGGGCGCCCGAGGAGACATACGCCGAGCTCGGTCGCTTCCTCGGCATCGACGGCTCCTTGGCCGCCCCGCCGGGAACGGAGGAGTCGAATGCGTACCGCACCTATCATCCGGAATGGGCCTGGAAGCTGATGCACCGGTATCGGCTTTGGCGCCGCCTTCCGCGTCCGATCGCGGGCCGGCTGTGGCGGGCGATGCAGCGCGAGGCCTCGTATCCGCCGATCGAGGAAGCGCAGTACGCGCGTCTGTTGGAGCGATTCGCGGAACCCAACCGCGCGCTCGGCGATTGGCTCGGCCGCGACCTCTCAGAGTGGAGCGCCTGA
- a CDS encoding sulfotransferase, with product MRDRMIFLVGARRSGTNWVQRIIGAHPEVALVPSETYLFSRGIKPLRERFHHGVLGSPGTAFVYMDPQEMTRALRNFCDGVFLPFLNAVPGATRLAERTPEHVTCLELIGEIYPDAWILNIVRDGRDVARSLMKQPWKNAPHTIEEAALEWRTSVEAAETASAGLERFRTVRYEEMLVEPQAHVAELFGWFGLPAAPQMVEEALREAKVAFNQDPTSGQVGAGKWREKISEADLNALMKVAGETLERLGYLAPESARMTPRAATARIPEPPLRRFRGRLRGRGRAYRARSDVSQITDIQRTLDRIAAAVVGRRANELNESLLGSVLVRVVAPGGDWKGRGGAAWDRLAEETRKDPALDGRQVSGDLHPGVPTSTALMKFAAPDGSVHLRILAVTLEDGQVARLTYYRFAVENDAGR from the coding sequence ATGCGCGATCGGATGATCTTCCTGGTCGGCGCACGCCGGAGCGGCACCAACTGGGTACAACGCATCATCGGCGCTCACCCCGAGGTCGCCCTGGTGCCCTCGGAGACCTATCTCTTCTCGCGAGGGATCAAGCCGCTCCGTGAACGCTTCCATCACGGGGTGTTGGGGTCGCCGGGAACGGCCTTCGTCTACATGGACCCCCAGGAGATGACCCGCGCGCTCCGCAACTTCTGCGACGGGGTTTTCCTGCCCTTCCTCAACGCCGTCCCCGGCGCGACCCGCTTGGCCGAACGAACCCCAGAGCACGTGACGTGCCTCGAACTGATCGGCGAGATCTATCCCGACGCGTGGATCTTGAACATCGTCCGCGATGGTCGCGACGTCGCGCGGTCTCTCATGAAGCAGCCGTGGAAGAACGCTCCGCACACGATCGAGGAGGCAGCGCTGGAGTGGCGTACCTCCGTGGAGGCGGCCGAGACCGCGAGCGCGGGCCTGGAACGCTTCCGGACCGTGCGCTACGAGGAGATGCTCGTGGAGCCGCAGGCTCACGTCGCGGAGCTGTTCGGATGGTTCGGTCTCCCGGCGGCACCGCAGATGGTCGAGGAGGCCCTCCGAGAGGCCAAGGTCGCCTTCAACCAAGACCCGACGTCCGGACAAGTGGGTGCCGGCAAGTGGCGCGAAAAGATCTCGGAGGCGGACTTGAACGCGCTGATGAAAGTGGCCGGCGAGACGCTCGAGCGCTTGGGCTATCTCGCGCCGGAGTCCGCGAGGATGACGCCCCGAGCGGCCACCGCCCGGATCCCCGAGCCACCGCTCCGACGGTTTCGTGGACGCCTGCGTGGCCGGGGGCGCGCGTATCGTGCGCGGAGCGATGTCTCACAGATCACGGATATCCAGCGGACCTTGGACCGCATCGCCGCCGCGGTCGTCGGCAGGCGCGCCAACGAACTGAATGAATCGCTCCTTGGGTCGGTCTTGGTGCGGGTCGTCGCGCCGGGCGGCGATTGGAAGGGCCGCGGCGGCGCCGCATGGGACCGGCTGGCGGAGGAGACCCGGAAGGACCCCGCGCTCGACGGTCGTCAGGTCTCTGGAGACCTGCATCCCGGCGTCCCGACCTCGACGGCCTTGATGAAGTTCGCGGCCCCCGACGGCTCCGTGCACCTCCGGATCCTGGCCGTGACCCTCGAGGACGGCCAGGTCGCCCGCTTGACCTACTACCGTTTCGCCGTCGAGAACGACGCGGGACGCTAA
- a CDS encoding glycosyltransferase family 2 protein yields the protein MAAERERVDVGVVTWNTAELTATALRSLLDSDQGCDVRVLVRDNASSDGSADAIARSVPEAEIEAGTENLGFAAGMNRLIARSDAPWFLALNPDAWPEPGAIGRLIEAARAHPEAAAVAPLLLRPDGELEHSTHPFPSLRVAAATARGPNNISDEDADRMMLVGRWRHDRARDVDWAVGAALLIPRVALEDVGPFSERFFMYVEDLEWCWRASKRGWTIRFEPAARVIHVGNVSGAQAYGDRRTKAYMRNTYRFYRAEHDLTAEAVFRALNILGSIRGYLRARRSGNPGAVAYWRRELGAHLPARRR from the coding sequence ATGGCCGCTGAGCGGGAACGGGTTGACGTCGGCGTGGTCACCTGGAACACGGCCGAGCTCACGGCCACGGCGCTCCGAAGCCTGCTCGATTCGGATCAGGGCTGCGACGTACGGGTCCTGGTTCGAGACAACGCCTCCTCGGATGGAAGCGCCGACGCGATCGCTCGGTCTGTCCCGGAGGCAGAGATCGAAGCCGGCACCGAGAATCTGGGGTTCGCTGCGGGGATGAACCGCTTGATCGCACGCTCCGATGCGCCGTGGTTCCTCGCGCTGAACCCGGACGCCTGGCCCGAGCCGGGGGCGATCGGCCGCCTCATCGAGGCCGCCCGCGCGCACCCCGAAGCCGCTGCGGTCGCTCCCCTGCTCCTTCGCCCCGACGGGGAGCTCGAGCACTCCACCCACCCGTTCCCGTCACTGCGGGTGGCGGCGGCGACCGCCCGCGGACCGAACAACATCTCCGACGAGGATGCGGACCGGATGATGCTGGTCGGACGCTGGCGCCACGACCGGGCGCGCGATGTGGATTGGGCGGTGGGCGCCGCGCTGCTCATCCCGCGCGTCGCGCTCGAGGATGTTGGACCCTTCAGCGAGCGCTTCTTCATGTACGTCGAGGACCTCGAATGGTGCTGGCGGGCGAGCAAGCGAGGGTGGACGATCCGCTTCGAGCCGGCCGCGCGCGTGATCCATGTCGGCAACGTCTCCGGTGCGCAGGCCTACGGCGACCGGCGGACGAAGGCCTACATGAGGAACACGTACCGCTTCTACCGGGCCGAGCACGACCTCACGGCGGAGGCCGTGTTCCGTGCGCTCAACATCCTCGGCTCGATCCGTGGATACCTGCGAGCGCGGCGGAGCGGCAATCCCGGCGCCGTTGCCTACTGGCGGCGTGAGCTTGGGGCGCATCTGCCCGCACGACGACGTTGA
- a CDS encoding glycosyltransferase family 4 protein, protein MKPLHVALVHPFSWPEVRRGGERYLADLTWYLERAGHRVEIITGTAWRPGASTAGRTTTRKLRHLPPGPLARRGYGEAETFGVRALPTLLRVRGFDLVHAFAPTAAIAARLAGHRTLYTVLGHPSRELVEALPRESRLLRRAVRTASMVAALSSASARATEAAFGRRTEVLPPGVIIDRFPLRAGPRTGPPRILFPAFATNPEKGLGALVEAFDILLDRIPDARLVLAGPGDNAWAFERLGPRADRVRAATDVPGVGNIEDLPARYAGSTVTALPSTNEAFGLILVESLACGTPAVCSAEGGMPEIVDRPEVGRTAPFGDAPALARALEETVALAAEPGTPARCREHAMRWGWEERVGPLHEEIYATLVRRGPSGR, encoded by the coding sequence TTGAAGCCTCTGCACGTCGCGCTCGTCCACCCCTTCTCCTGGCCGGAGGTGCGCCGCGGGGGCGAGCGGTATCTCGCCGACCTTACGTGGTACCTCGAGCGCGCGGGACATCGGGTCGAGATCATCACCGGCACCGCCTGGCGGCCGGGCGCATCGACGGCCGGCCGCACGACGACCCGGAAGCTCAGACATCTGCCTCCCGGACCCCTCGCGCGACGCGGGTACGGCGAAGCCGAGACGTTCGGCGTGCGGGCGCTCCCCACCCTGCTTCGCGTCCGTGGCTTCGACCTCGTGCACGCCTTCGCTCCGACCGCGGCCATCGCGGCTCGGCTGGCGGGTCATCGCACGCTGTACACGGTGCTCGGGCACCCGTCGCGCGAACTCGTCGAAGCGCTCCCGCGTGAGAGCCGGCTCCTCCGCCGGGCCGTTCGCACGGCCTCGATGGTCGCCGCGCTGAGCTCCGCGTCGGCCCGCGCGACCGAAGCGGCGTTCGGGCGCAGGACGGAGGTGCTCCCGCCGGGCGTGATCATCGATCGGTTCCCGCTGCGAGCGGGGCCTCGGACCGGTCCGCCGCGGATCCTGTTCCCCGCGTTCGCGACCAATCCCGAGAAGGGGCTCGGAGCGCTGGTCGAGGCGTTCGACATCCTGCTCGATCGGATACCCGATGCGCGCCTGGTCCTCGCCGGGCCCGGCGACAACGCGTGGGCCTTCGAGCGGCTCGGCCCCCGAGCCGATCGTGTGCGGGCGGCGACCGACGTACCCGGCGTCGGCAACATCGAGGACCTCCCGGCCCGGTACGCCGGATCGACCGTCACGGCGCTCCCATCCACCAACGAGGCTTTCGGGCTCATCCTGGTGGAGTCGCTCGCCTGCGGGACGCCGGCCGTGTGCAGCGCGGAGGGCGGCATGCCGGAGATCGTCGATCGTCCCGAGGTCGGCCGGACGGCGCCGTTCGGCGACGCGCCCGCCCTCGCCCGCGCCCTCGAGGAGACGGTCGCACTGGCGGCCGAGCCGGGCACCCCGGCACGCTGCCGTGAGCACGCCATGCGGTGGGGTTGGGAAGAGCGGGTTGGCCCGCTCCACGAGGAGATCTACGCGACGCTCGTCCGCCGCGGACCCTCCGGACGCTGA
- a CDS encoding class I SAM-dependent methyltransferase, which translates to MRPTVRMFVEDAVEALPIADPVVEIGSRPAEGQEREANLRSLFAGHTYIGCDFQEGANVDRVEDIHALSFADNSVGTIVCVETLEHVADPHRGVREIHRVLKPGGVAILTSVMFMPIHAHPWDFWRFTPEGFQLLLEPFESSLAFGYGFDLLPEGVHGVGVKGPFEELRRERFSRTDAACKRWGQGHPVDLGPIRMTIPQVWRFAARNTLDAMRRKAGRDGRR; encoded by the coding sequence GTGCGACCCACCGTGAGGATGTTCGTCGAAGATGCGGTCGAGGCCCTTCCGATCGCAGATCCGGTCGTTGAGATCGGATCCCGGCCGGCCGAGGGACAAGAGCGCGAAGCCAACCTCCGGTCCCTCTTCGCCGGCCACACCTACATCGGGTGTGACTTCCAGGAGGGGGCCAACGTCGATCGGGTCGAGGACATCCACGCGCTCTCCTTCGCGGATAACAGCGTCGGAACGATCGTGTGCGTCGAGACGCTCGAGCACGTCGCCGATCCGCACCGGGGTGTTCGGGAGATCCATCGCGTGCTCAAACCGGGCGGCGTGGCGATCTTGACCTCGGTGATGTTCATGCCGATCCATGCTCACCCGTGGGACTTCTGGCGTTTCACCCCGGAAGGATTCCAGCTGCTGCTCGAGCCGTTCGAGAGCTCGCTCGCGTTCGGGTACGGGTTCGACCTGCTGCCCGAAGGCGTTCACGGCGTGGGCGTGAAGGGTCCCTTCGAGGAACTCCGGCGGGAGCGGTTCTCACGCACCGACGCCGCGTGCAAGCGGTGGGGCCAGGGCCATCCCGTGGATCTCGGCCCGATCCGGATGACGATCCCGCAGGTGTGGCGGTTCGCCGCTCGGAACACCCTCGACGCGATGCGCCGCAAGGCGGGACGGGACGGCCGTCGATGA
- a CDS encoding sulfatase-like hydrolase/transferase, whose amino-acid sequence MRNLILVVYDTARADSFEPWGAPRGATPVAAQLAREGSAPPHVVAPSNWTLPSHASMFTGMLPGALGLTSGIKKGSKVGVNSRALLEERSDRVLAEFLRRRGYATGGISANPWIHEVNGFATGFDLFHSIRGVERKPPGRSLRTRLEWALDAWRARADDGATTAGHVLRKWMDDRRTDTPFFWFVNLMECHGPYLPPRPFNDLSGLQRIGAALDAARYQTPEGSYRVTVGERRMPEDTVRRTRHLYARAIFQMDAWLGGITEELDRRGMLEETLIVLASDHGENLGEDGMVGHLLSMSERLLRVPLIFSSPVEPGHAGPVSLAELPAMIAGALGIEDHPWRDEVRPGGAAVSQVAGQIMLPEKEALARAWGIPDEAIRRMASSMTSATDGRFKLIRDEGGERLYDLGSDPAESRPLDAATEPAAAALRAAIDEVESYAPAEPATETPAATGDDEAAELEERLRQLGYI is encoded by the coding sequence ATGCGCAACCTGATCCTCGTGGTCTACGACACCGCGCGTGCGGATAGCTTCGAGCCGTGGGGGGCGCCGCGGGGAGCAACGCCGGTCGCGGCCCAGCTGGCGCGCGAAGGTTCGGCACCTCCGCACGTCGTGGCGCCCTCGAACTGGACGCTCCCCTCGCACGCTTCGATGTTCACCGGGATGCTTCCCGGCGCCCTCGGACTGACGAGCGGGATCAAGAAAGGATCCAAGGTCGGCGTGAACTCGCGCGCGTTGCTCGAGGAACGGAGCGACCGTGTGCTCGCGGAGTTCCTGCGACGGCGGGGCTATGCGACCGGCGGCATCAGCGCCAACCCCTGGATCCACGAGGTCAACGGTTTCGCGACGGGCTTCGACCTCTTCCACAGCATCCGGGGTGTCGAGCGCAAGCCGCCGGGCCGGAGCCTGCGGACGCGGCTGGAGTGGGCGCTCGACGCGTGGCGAGCGCGCGCCGACGACGGCGCGACCACCGCCGGGCACGTCCTGCGCAAGTGGATGGACGATCGACGCACCGACACGCCGTTCTTCTGGTTCGTGAACCTGATGGAATGCCACGGGCCGTACCTCCCTCCCCGCCCGTTCAACGACCTCTCCGGGCTGCAGCGGATCGGCGCGGCGCTCGACGCCGCGCGGTATCAGACGCCGGAAGGCTCGTACCGGGTCACCGTCGGCGAGCGGCGCATGCCGGAGGACACGGTCCGGCGCACCCGGCACCTGTACGCGCGGGCGATCTTCCAGATGGACGCGTGGCTGGGCGGGATCACGGAGGAGCTGGACCGCCGTGGGATGCTCGAGGAGACGCTCATCGTGCTCGCGTCCGATCACGGCGAGAACCTCGGCGAAGACGGCATGGTCGGGCATCTGCTCTCGATGTCCGAGCGCTTGCTGCGGGTGCCGCTGATCTTCTCGTCGCCCGTCGAGCCGGGGCACGCCGGCCCGGTGAGCCTGGCCGAGCTCCCCGCGATGATCGCGGGAGCGCTCGGGATCGAGGACCATCCGTGGAGGGACGAGGTCCGGCCGGGCGGCGCCGCCGTCTCACAGGTGGCGGGGCAGATCATGCTCCCCGAGAAGGAGGCGCTCGCACGCGCGTGGGGGATCCCCGACGAAGCCATCCGACGCATGGCGAGCTCGATGACCTCGGCGACGGACGGCCGGTTCAAGCTGATCCGCGACGAGGGCGGCGAGCGCTTGTACGACCTCGGCTCCGACCCGGCGGAATCCCGTCCGCTGGACGCCGCGACCGAGCCTGCAGCCGCAGCCTTACGCGCCGCGATCGACGAGGTCGAGTCGTACGCGCCGGCGGAGCCGGCCACGGAGACACCGGCCGCTACGGGCGACGACGAGGCGGCCGAGCTCGAGGAGCGGCTCCGGCAGCTCGGGTACATCTGA
- a CDS encoding glycosyltransferase, protein IARTKPDVVSAWNMGAMSLGLLTTVVERRIPLVLMLLDEWPWYAPNIDPWMRTFDGRRLLGRAARRLAGVPTALPDLGEHAAFCYISEMIRRSVERKSRWASPKTAGVVYCGINTDEFPLPVEPPLPRPWRWKLLHVGRLDERKGIHVLIDALALLPEEATLDIVGRGDERYAELLRAQVARLGLTDRVTFGVADRRELRDRYAAADVFVFPVIWEEPLGLVPLEAMACGTPVVGTGTGGSGEYLLDGVNSLIVPAEDAAATAGAIRRLAEDPSLRERLVAGGLRASAELSLDRYADIVEEWHVAAAGRFATGHPPDRRLALR, encoded by the coding sequence CGATCGCGCGCACCAAGCCCGACGTGGTTTCGGCGTGGAACATGGGAGCCATGTCGCTCGGCCTCCTCACGACGGTCGTCGAACGACGCATCCCACTCGTGCTGATGCTCCTCGACGAGTGGCCCTGGTACGCGCCCAACATCGACCCATGGATGCGGACGTTCGACGGTCGCCGGTTGCTCGGACGCGCCGCCCGCCGGCTGGCCGGCGTTCCGACCGCGCTCCCCGATCTGGGCGAGCACGCCGCCTTCTGCTACATCAGCGAGATGATCCGCCGCAGCGTCGAGCGGAAATCGCGCTGGGCCTCGCCGAAGACCGCCGGGGTCGTCTACTGCGGGATCAACACGGACGAGTTCCCTTTGCCGGTCGAGCCGCCTCTGCCCCGCCCGTGGCGCTGGAAGCTCCTCCACGTCGGTCGCCTCGACGAGCGCAAAGGCATCCACGTGCTGATAGACGCGCTGGCGCTGTTGCCCGAGGAGGCAACCCTCGACATCGTCGGCCGCGGCGACGAGCGCTACGCCGAGCTGCTGCGAGCGCAGGTCGCGCGGCTCGGGCTCACCGATCGCGTGACCTTCGGAGTGGCCGACCGGCGCGAGCTCCGCGACCGATACGCAGCCGCCGATGTGTTCGTCTTCCCGGTGATCTGGGAGGAGCCGCTCGGACTCGTGCCGCTCGAGGCGATGGCCTGCGGGACCCCGGTGGTCGGGACCGGCACGGGAGGGTCGGGCGAGTACCTTCTCGACGGCGTGAACTCGTTGATCGTCCCCGCGGAGGACGCCGCGGCGACGGCCGGCGCGATCCGCCGTCTGGCCGAAGATCCGTCGCTGCGCGAGCGCCTCGTCGCCGGCGGTCTGCGCGCCTCGGCCGAGCTCAGCCTCGATCGGTACGCCGACATCGTGGAGGAATGGCACGTCGCCGCGGCCGGGCGATTCGCAACGGGCCATCCGCCCGATCGACGACTTGCGCTGCGGTGA
- a CDS encoding glycosyltransferase family A protein codes for MTERVQSQAWDGAGTPSISVIVPTHDRAAFLPELIASLEAQTLEPAHFEVVVVDDASTDETWEVLRRLASATPLRMLSVRAEGNRGPAATRNLAVSLTRAPAFAFTDDDCLPTPGWLDAIAGGLRDADVVQGRTLPRPSEQAGAGPWARTVWITAATQLYETCNIGWRRETFERLGGFAAGRPDAPTGTRAHFGEDAELGWRLIAGGGTTAYRPAALVHHRVHPGTFADWLAERRRLRLFPDLVRRAPGLRRAMRLGVFLSWDTALFDLALAGGVAGLISRKPWPALAALPWLAARWRQAGRKPGRSRLARLGQLAAGDAVGLVSLAGGSLRSRRAVL; via the coding sequence ATGACCGAACGCGTCCAAAGCCAGGCATGGGACGGCGCCGGGACGCCGTCGATCTCGGTCATCGTGCCGACCCACGACCGCGCCGCGTTCCTGCCCGAGCTGATCGCATCTCTCGAAGCGCAAACCCTCGAGCCGGCGCACTTCGAGGTGGTCGTCGTGGACGACGCGTCGACCGACGAAACGTGGGAGGTATTGCGCCGGCTCGCATCGGCGACCCCGCTCCGCATGCTCTCGGTCCGCGCGGAAGGAAACCGCGGCCCGGCCGCCACACGGAACCTCGCCGTCTCGCTCACACGCGCGCCGGCTTTCGCATTCACCGACGACGACTGTCTGCCGACCCCGGGGTGGCTCGACGCGATCGCGGGCGGGTTACGTGACGCGGACGTCGTCCAAGGGCGGACGCTCCCGCGGCCGTCGGAACAGGCCGGTGCCGGACCCTGGGCGCGCACGGTTTGGATCACCGCCGCGACACAGCTCTACGAGACCTGCAACATCGGATGGCGTCGAGAGACCTTCGAACGACTCGGCGGATTCGCGGCCGGCAGGCCGGACGCTCCGACCGGGACGCGAGCGCATTTCGGCGAGGACGCGGAGCTCGGCTGGCGTCTGATCGCCGGCGGCGGTACGACGGCATACCGTCCCGCGGCCCTCGTCCATCACCGGGTCCATCCGGGTACGTTCGCGGATTGGCTCGCCGAGCGGCGCCGGCTCCGGCTGTTCCCCGATCTCGTGCGACGCGCCCCCGGACTGCGTCGCGCGATGCGGCTCGGCGTCTTCCTCTCATGGGACACCGCCTTGTTCGACCTGGCCCTCGCCGGTGGGGTCGCCGGTCTTATCAGCCGGAAGCCTTGGCCGGCCCTGGCCGCCCTGCCGTGGCTGGCGGCTCGCTGGCGGCAGGCCGGACGGAAGCCGGGGCGGTCGCGTCTTGCCCGCCTGGGCCAGCTGGCAGCCGGAGACGCCGTCGGCCTGGTCTCCCTCGCTGGCGGCAGCCTCCGCAGCCGCCGGGCCGTGCTCTAA